ATCTGCTCTTTTTCTGGAATAGGGTAGCTATCGACACGAACGGCAAACACGCCCAACTTACCTGCACAACCGCTCGCTTCAAACAGGCGTCGCTCATCGGCATTAAATCGTGATGGGATATCAGAGGTAACATCGCGAACACGTTCGTCATATTCTTGGTCAGAGGCCATACGATCATCATGAACAACCAAACTCGGGTCAACATTCCCTTCTTGGATATTTTGCAGAATCTCTTCCGGCGTTTCGCCTAAACCGTCAATACCCAAATGATTTACCAGATGCAATTTACCGTCTTTATCCACCTGAGCAAAAATCGCCAACTCGGTGTACGCAGGGCCTCGTTTAACCAAAGCGCCGCCAGAATTATTGGCGATACCACCCACCACGGTCGCACCGAGAGAAGACGACCCAATCACGGAATGTGGCGCACGGTTGACCGCTTTCAAGGTTTTTTCTAGAGAATGGAGACTTGCTCCGGGCAAGCAAATCGCTTGTTTACCCCCATCCAATAAATGAATCTGCTTGATCTTAGTAATATTAATGACTACGACATCACGATCATAATCATTGCCACTTGGAGCGGAGCCTTCGGTTAATCCTGTCTTGGCTGCTTGCATGATGATAATGCAGTTTTCTTCAACACACTGTTTGATAACTTGCCACTGTTCTACCAAATTTGTTGGGAAAACAATGGCTAGCGCTGCGCCGCTGCCCGAGCGAAATCCGGAGCGATAATATTTTGTTTTAATGTCATCGACGAGAACATTGTCATTCCCGACTATGGATCTAAATGCTGCAATCAGACGTTCTTGTTTCATCGTGGTTTCTCTATTTATTATTTTCGACAAACATAAAGAGCCAACTCACCCAGGTCTATCTTTGTCAGCGACAACGACTTGTCGGCGTAAAACCATCACTAAAAATAGTCATTAACTTCATAGGGTTAAAAACAACACCTCGCCTCAACACGCAAAGAAAAAGACCATTTCTTTCAAGAAACAATACCAAAACCTTTTGTTAACATACACTCAAACCACCTCTAGATGCAGGATTCAGTTCGACATCGTCAGAATAGGTGACGTCGACTTTGAAAACTGCGGTAAAGGTGATCGATGAAAATTTTGATTTTTTCCGGTTGTTGGCGGGTATAAGGATACACAGCGTAAATGCCGAGACACTTTGCCGTTTCCTGTTTAAACAGCTGGATCAGCCGACCTTGCTCAAGATCCTCGCAGACCAACACACGCGGTACATAAATGACCCCTTGCCCGAGTAAAGCGACATGACGTAATGCCGAAGAGTTGTTGGTACAAAGGTTACCGGAGACCTTTACCTGATAAAAATCATCACCCGATTTAAACGCCCAATCATGTGCGCCTGTTTCTTGATAGGCATAAACCAAACAGTTGTGTTTTTCGAGCTCTGAAGGCAACTTAGGAATACCGCGTTTCGCCAGATACTTGGGTGACGCGCAAACCACCCAATGGGCATCGACTAGCTTTCGCGCAATAAAACTGGAATCGGGCAGTACCCCCGTTCGAATAGCGAGATCGAAGCGTTCATTGACGATGTCGACAAAACGGTTATCCAAATCCATGTCTATGTGAATATCTGGGTAGGCTTGATTAAATTCCGCAATCACGCTGGGCAGTATCAACTCGCCCGAGACAACGGGCACCGTGATGCGGATATTGCCGGAAAGATTTTGACCTAATCCAACAATGGATTCTTCCGCTGCAGCCACCGCTTCGTAGACTCGGCACGCCTGCGTATAAAACGCTTGGCCCGCTTCAGTCAAAGAGAGTGTTCGTGTCGTGCGATAAAGTAACTGCACACCAACCTCTTTTTCTAGCTTAGCAATTCGCTTACTGATCACCGAATTGGTCAACGCCATCTGCCTCGCGGCAGCATTAAAAGAGCCTTGTTCTACCAAGTGATAGAAAATGATGTAGTCGTCGGTATTTCTCATACGGCGTCACTGCTCGCTAATGAAGCACGTAGTTTAGGCTTTTGACCAATAAGATACTGAAAGGAAAGTCACATTTGTGGTTTTGAGCCGTGGATATGGCCAAATATCCACGGCTCACAGCGAGCTTGCGTAGGGCTTAGTTCAGGATATACTCAAGCCACCTCAAGATGCGAGGTTCAGAAGCAGACTAGCGCGTCGAGTTCAAGGCAAAGGTGTGAAGGAATGGCTTTCCCCTTTCAAACACATTTAACGCAGAAATCGGGGCGCTAGTCGCTTCCCGAAGGGCGAGTTTTCTAGGCTCACCACCTTTGTTACTGCTTTTTGATTTAGCCCACTAGATCTTCAAAGCAGTGCCTCGATGGCAAACCTAGAAACTCTCGCTGAACACGTATCTTGAGGTGGCTTGAGTATAGGTATTAACCCCTTTAAGTCATTGCCATCACGGCGGTCGCTAAGGTCACTCCCCCCACTAAAACCCCTAAACCATTACACGCCATAATGGGCCAATCTTTTTGTTCACGCAGTCCACCATAAGCGAGCCACGCTAGGCAGTTAAGGATGGTTGCAGCTGGAATCAACATCGACCCAGGCTGACCACTTAAGTTGAGGCGGATCTGATCGATATAGGAGACAAACAGTAGCATTGCC
This DNA window, taken from Thaumasiovibrio subtropicus, encodes the following:
- a CDS encoding SemiSWEET family transporter; translated protein: MLAQKTIDRIGWIASIMAMLLFVSYIDQIRLNLSGQPGSMLIPAATILNCLAWLAYGGLREQKDWPIMACNGLGVLVGGVTLATAVMAMT
- a CDS encoding LysR family transcriptional regulator; protein product: MRNTDDYIIFYHLVEQGSFNAAARQMALTNSVISKRIAKLEKEVGVQLLYRTTRTLSLTEAGQAFYTQACRVYEAVAAAEESIVGLGQNLSGNIRITVPVVSGELILPSVIAEFNQAYPDIHIDMDLDNRFVDIVNERFDLAIRTGVLPDSSFIARKLVDAHWVVCASPKYLAKRGIPKLPSELEKHNCLVYAYQETGAHDWAFKSGDDFYQVKVSGNLCTNNSSALRHVALLGQGVIYVPRVLVCEDLEQGRLIQLFKQETAKCLGIYAVYPYTRQQPEKIKIFIDHLYRSFQSRRHLF